The following coding sequences are from one Rutidosis leptorrhynchoides isolate AG116_Rl617_1_P2 chromosome 11, CSIRO_AGI_Rlap_v1, whole genome shotgun sequence window:
- the LOC139877568 gene encoding PAN domain-containing protein At5g03700-like — MFSISSELTQISIYIFILQLTFLLYNPITAQELVKGFTATPDSSVALFQPLLNDSVGNYSFGFLRVDRTQLVIAVIHVASKEPIWITGKSPVTRWSSKTSLLFNGSLVIMDKQVGVLWSSYTDGERVWLSYTSNLIIDRVDDIGNQRSLTLWQSFDFPYNTLMENQNFTSDMTLVSSNGLYLMRLGPDFIGFYTKYGVDPSSDSDPSRLYFKHNPMEAKAQIKKGGGPIRVMLNPDGYIAMYQNGIDPVDVQPFSSFQQPGTGNRRVTLEPDGNLVGYYWTKSSWVVDFKEISSQCDLPSSCGPYGLCQPGKGCSCLNKHTNYTSGRCDIGETRTLNNDFCNEKYDVLRRTGIELPNKEVMNYTIMSSLKQCENACEEKCPCWGAVYSNTSGFCYTINYPIQTLVEVLDETKMGYFKMRHGVKDTRLVGLWVGLGLLCGLVLLLLIVGGVYLYKRKSRGVMGYVEEKGVNGGGVGPYKNLESSSFKSIELSER, encoded by the coding sequence ATGTTTTCAATCTCATCCGAGTTGACTCAGATCTCCATCTACATATTCATCCTTCAACTCACCTTTTTATTATATAATCCAATCACAGCTCAAGAGCTAGTAAAAGGCTTCACAGCTACCCCAGATTCATCAGTAGCATTATTTCAACCTTTACTTAATGACTCAGTTGGAAACTATTCATTCGGTTTTTTACGAGTTGATCGAACTCAACTCGTAATTGCAGTCATTCATGTTGCATCGAAAGAACCGATCTGGATCACCGGAAAAAGCCCGGTCACTCGGTGGTCGTCGAAAACTAGTTTGTTGTTTAATGGCAGTCTTGTAATTATGGATAAACAAGTAGGGGTATTATGGTCAAGTTACACGGATGGAGAGCGTGTTTGGTTATCTTACACTTCGAATTTGATAATTGATAGAGTGGATGATATTGGTAACCAACGTAGTTTAACTTTGTGGCAAAGTTTTGATTTTCCCTATAATACCCTTATGGAGAATCAAAATTTCACTAGTGATATGACGTTGGTTTCTTCAAATGGGTTGTATTTAATGAGGCTTGGACCTGATTTTATCGGCTTCTACACCAAATATGGTGTGGATCCGAGTTCAGATTCGGATCCGAGTCGACTCTACTTTAAACATAACCCGATGGAAGCGAAAGCTCAGATTAAGAAAGGCGGCGGGCCTATCCGGGTTATGCTTAATCCGGATGGGTATATTGCAATGTATCAGAACGGGATAGATCCGGTTGACGTACAACCTTTTAGTAGTTTTCAGCAACCAGGTACAGGTAACCGTCGAGTTACCCTTGAACCCGACGGTAACCTAGTTGGTTACTATTGGACTAAATCATCCTGGGTCGTAGATTTTAAGGAAATCTCAAGCCAATGTGATCTACCAAGCTCTTGTGGGCCATATGGTCTATGCCAACCTGGAAAAGGTTGTTCATGTTtaaataaacatacaaattacacGTCTGGTCGGTGTGACATTGGAGAAACAAGAACATTGAACAACGATTTTTGTAATGAGAAGTATGATGTTTTGAGACGAACTGGGATCGAGCTACCTAACAAAGAAGTGATGAATTACACGATCATGAGTTCGTTAAAACAATGCGAGAATGCGTGTGAAGAAAAATGCCCTTGTTGGGGTGCGGTGTATAGTAACACATCAGGATTTTGTTACACTATAAACTACCCTATACAAACTTTAGTTGAGGTTCTTGATGAGACCAAAATGGGTTACTTTAAGATGAGGCATGGTGTAAAAGATACTAGGCTAGTGGGGTTATGGGTTGGGTTAGGATTGTTGTGTGGGttagttttgttacttttaatagttGGAGGAGTGTATTTGTACAAGAGGAAAAGTAGAGGGGTGATGGGGTATGTAGAAGAGAAAGGGGTGAATGGTGGTGGGGTGGGCCCCTACAAAAATCTTGAGTCATCAAGTTTCAAGTCTATAGAGTTAAGTGAAAGGTGA